The Streptomyces laurentii genome contains a region encoding:
- a CDS encoding major facilitator superfamily multidrug resistance protein (The Major Facilitator Superfamily (MFS) isa large and diverse group of secondary transporters that includes uniporters, symporters, and antiporters. MFS proteins facilitate the transport across cytoplasmic or internal membranes of a variety of...; cd06174;~identified by MetaGeneAnnotator; putative;~major facilitator superfamily multidrug resistance protein [Saccharopolyspora erythraea NRRL2338]), with product MTTSTPAKKAGLVLFLLAFSQFIISVDLNIVYVALPDIGTALGFSAQSLQWVVSAYAVAFGGLLLFGGRAVDRIGARRLFMTGLAFYGVSSLVGGLATTQAVLIGARLFQGVGGALLFPAVLALIATSFEGAQRNKAFAAWGAAGSLGLAAGALLGGVLTDLASWRWIFFVNIPLALIALLPAPSAIRPDGPANLSKGFDIPAALLSTVGVSAIVTGLVTGPDEGWAAPLTLGSLALGVVLLLAFFVTEAKTANPLMPLRLLKNRPLVVAMAVLFVFQTALAGAYYSFTTYVQPVLGYTAIQAGLAFLPLTLVSIIGSGKLAPKFMERYGMRATLSTGMVVNGIGIAATILGMSVGGSFYALLPGSVIWGIGGGLVFVSVFASASSGVGAEEQGVASAMASTAQQVGGAVGLAFLVAIANSTFSGTYAEAAKADIVSGLHLAGYVGAGLLVLGGILALAMKKNAPSAEVKVEASDISDIGDLSGISEKSPQHVSG from the coding sequence GTGACCACGTCGACACCAGCCAAGAAGGCGGGACTCGTCCTGTTCTTGCTGGCCTTCTCCCAGTTCATCATCAGCGTCGACCTCAACATCGTCTACGTCGCGCTGCCCGACATCGGCACCGCCCTCGGCTTCTCGGCCCAGTCCCTGCAATGGGTCGTCTCCGCCTACGCGGTGGCCTTCGGCGGGCTGCTGCTCTTCGGCGGCCGCGCGGTCGACCGCATCGGTGCCCGCCGGCTCTTCATGACCGGCCTCGCGTTCTACGGGGTCTCCTCGCTGGTCGGCGGCCTCGCCACCACGCAGGCCGTCCTCATCGGCGCGCGTCTCTTCCAGGGCGTCGGCGGCGCGCTGCTCTTCCCCGCGGTGCTCGCCCTGATCGCCACCTCCTTCGAGGGCGCCCAGCGCAACAAGGCGTTCGCCGCCTGGGGTGCCGCCGGCTCGCTCGGCCTCGCGGCGGGAGCGCTTCTCGGCGGTGTGCTGACGGACCTGGCCTCGTGGCGCTGGATCTTCTTCGTCAACATCCCGCTGGCGCTCATCGCCCTGCTGCCGGCCCCGTCGGCGATCCGCCCGGACGGCCCGGCGAACCTCTCCAAGGGCTTCGACATCCCGGCCGCGCTGCTCTCCACGGTCGGTGTCTCCGCGATCGTCACCGGCCTGGTGACGGGACCCGACGAGGGCTGGGCCGCCCCGCTCACCCTCGGCTCCCTGGCCCTCGGTGTCGTCCTCCTCCTCGCCTTCTTCGTGACCGAGGCGAAGACCGCCAACCCGCTCATGCCGCTCCGGCTCCTGAAGAACCGGCCGCTGGTCGTCGCCATGGCGGTGCTCTTCGTCTTCCAGACGGCGCTGGCCGGCGCGTACTACAGCTTCACCACCTACGTGCAGCCGGTCCTCGGCTACACCGCGATCCAGGCGGGCCTCGCGTTCCTGCCGCTCACGCTGGTCTCGATCATCGGCTCGGGCAAGCTCGCGCCGAAGTTCATGGAGCGGTACGGCATGCGCGCCACGCTGTCGACCGGCATGGTCGTCAACGGCATCGGCATCGCGGCGACCATCCTCGGCATGTCGGTCGGCGGCTCCTTCTACGCCCTGCTGCCCGGCTCCGTCATCTGGGGTATCGGCGGCGGTCTCGTCTTCGTCTCCGTCTTCGCCTCCGCCAGCTCCGGCGTCGGCGCGGAGGAGCAGGGCGTGGCGAGCGCGATGGCCTCGACGGCGCAGCAGGTCGGTGGCGCGGTGGGCCTCGCGTTCCTGGTCGCGATCGCCAACTCCACCTTCTCCGGCACCTACGCGGAGGCGGCGAAGGCGGACATCGTGTCGGGCCTGCACCTGGCCGGCTACGTCGGCGCCGGCCTCCTGGTCCTGGGCGGCATCCTCGCCCTGGCCATGAAGAAGAACGCGCCGTCGGCCGAGGTCAAGGTCGAGGCGAGCGACATCAGCGACATCGGTGACCTCAGCGGGATCTCCGAGAAGTCCCCGCAGCATGTGAGCGGCTGA
- a CDS encoding cytochrome P450 (Cytochrome P450 [Secondary metabolites biosynthesis,transport, and catabolism]; COG2124;~Cytochrome P450; cl12078;~cytochrome P450 [Actinoplanes sp. N902-109];~identified by MetaGeneAnnotator; putative) encodes MSADTLSVPEASEVPFINVIDPEFRFDLPEVVRAQAAGWYAETPLGMLVLRHAEAAELVRDNRLTHNGTGFMEQNGISGGPVYDWFVNGLVNRDGDSHRRLRGLVGRAFTPRMLENLRPVIKQAAERLADEIAAKGEVDFFEAFADALPLTVMSELLGVPAEDYPRFSTWSSEIGLVFSLALGGDIPARVEAAVVGLYDYVDTLMAKKAEAPTGDLVSALVTAQKEDVDGARVSLEELRNLVVTMVFAAHDTTRLQLANAMVTFSEHPDQWALLRENPELAPRAVEEVMRWRPSSNAVYRYAAEDFEFRGRKIPEGTMFMIGVQAVHRDPLAYPGGDVFDITADRATAVMQFGGGPHYCLGAPLARMEITEALPALARRLGAPNVVGEVTWRPAIGITGPNELQLSFG; translated from the coding sequence ATGTCAGCGGACACCCTTTCCGTGCCGGAAGCCTCCGAGGTCCCGTTCATCAACGTCATCGACCCCGAGTTCCGTTTCGACCTGCCCGAGGTCGTCCGGGCCCAGGCCGCGGGATGGTACGCCGAGACTCCGCTCGGCATGCTCGTCCTGCGTCACGCGGAGGCCGCGGAGCTGGTCAGGGACAACCGGCTGACCCACAACGGCACCGGCTTCATGGAGCAGAACGGCATCAGCGGCGGCCCCGTCTACGACTGGTTCGTCAACGGCCTGGTGAACCGGGACGGCGACAGCCACCGCCGGCTCCGGGGTCTCGTCGGCCGCGCGTTCACCCCGCGCATGCTGGAGAACCTGCGCCCGGTCATCAAGCAGGCGGCCGAGCGCCTCGCCGACGAGATCGCCGCCAAGGGCGAGGTCGACTTCTTCGAGGCCTTCGCCGACGCGCTGCCGCTGACCGTCATGTCCGAACTGCTCGGCGTGCCGGCCGAGGACTACCCGCGCTTCAGCACCTGGAGTTCGGAGATCGGCCTGGTCTTCAGCCTCGCGCTCGGCGGCGACATCCCGGCGCGTGTCGAGGCCGCCGTCGTCGGCCTGTACGACTACGTGGACACCCTCATGGCCAAGAAGGCCGAGGCGCCCACCGGGGATCTCGTCTCCGCCCTCGTCACCGCCCAGAAGGAGGACGTCGACGGGGCCCGGGTCAGCCTGGAGGAACTGCGCAACCTCGTCGTCACCATGGTGTTCGCCGCGCACGACACGACGCGCCTCCAGCTGGCCAACGCGATGGTCACCTTCTCCGAGCATCCCGACCAGTGGGCCCTGCTCCGTGAGAACCCGGAGCTCGCCCCGCGGGCGGTCGAGGAGGTCATGCGCTGGCGCCCCTCGTCCAATGCCGTCTACCGGTACGCGGCCGAGGACTTCGAGTTCCGCGGGCGGAAGATACCCGAGGGCACGATGTTCATGATCGGCGTGCAGGCGGTGCACCGCGACCCGCTCGCCTACCCCGGCGGTGACGTCTTCGACATCACGGCGGACCGCGCGACGGCCGTGATGCAGTTCGGCGGCGGCCCGCACTACTGCCTGGGCGCCCCCCTCGCCCGGATGGAGATCACCGAGGCGCTGCCCGCGCTCGCCCGCCGCCTCGGTGCCCCGAACGTCGTCGGTGAGGTCACCTGGCGCCCGGCGATCGGCATCACCGGCCCCAACGAACTTCAGCTGAGCTTCGGCTGA
- a CDS encoding acetyl-CoA synthetase (AMP binding site [chemical binding];~Acyl-coenzyme A synthetases/AMP-(fatty) acid ligases [Lipidmetabolism]; COG0365;~Adenylate forming domain, Class I; cl17068;~CoA binding site [chemical binding];~acetyl-CoA synthetase [Streptomyces cattleya NRRL 8057= DSM46488];~acyl-activating enzyme (AAE) consensus motif;~identified by MetaGeneAnnotator; putative) → MAEPFHDDNADPSVTRGRTAAVTGHGGQGHAGATDEFRAARDFLLARRGDYRAAYEDFAWPRPEYFNWALDWFDVIAEGNERTALYIVEEDGRESRHSFAGLSARSSRLAGWLRAQGVGAGDRILVMLGNQVELWETALAAMKLGAVLTPATPQLGPVDLRDRIERARVGHVVVRAADRAKFDEVPGSYTRVLVGGTRADAAAGWLPYERFEAYEGGFEPDGPTRADDLLMLYFTSGTTSAPKLVEHSHVSYPVGHLSTMYWIGLRPGDVHLNISSPGWAKHAWSSLFAPWNAEATVFVFDYERFDAARLMFEMDRVGVTSFCAPPTVWRMLIQSDLGRLRTPPREAVGAGEPLNPEVIERVRDAWGVTVRDGFGQTEMSLAIGNFPGMEPVPGSMGHPAPGFTVTLIDPSGAPADEGEICLELSRPDRPVGLTSGYHGDWERTGEAMAGGLYRTGDIGRRDADGRITYVGRSDDVFKASDYKISPFELESVLLEHEAVAEAAVVPAPDPLRLAVPKAYVVLADGFEPGPETAGRLFAYARKTLAPYKRIRRIEFAPLPKTVSGKIRRVELRSASTAGSPAEYRDSDFR, encoded by the coding sequence GTGGCCGAGCCGTTCCACGACGACAACGCCGACCCGTCCGTCACGCGGGGCCGCACGGCCGCGGTGACCGGTCACGGCGGCCAGGGCCACGCGGGCGCCACGGACGAGTTCCGGGCGGCCCGCGACTTCCTCCTCGCCCGGCGCGGCGACTACCGGGCCGCGTACGAGGACTTCGCCTGGCCCCGGCCCGAGTACTTCAACTGGGCGCTCGACTGGTTCGACGTGATCGCCGAGGGCAACGAGCGCACCGCCCTCTACATCGTGGAGGAGGACGGCCGGGAGTCGCGGCACTCCTTCGCGGGCCTCTCCGCCCGTTCCTCGCGGCTCGCGGGCTGGCTACGGGCGCAGGGTGTCGGGGCGGGCGACCGGATCCTCGTCATGCTCGGCAACCAGGTGGAGCTGTGGGAGACGGCCCTCGCGGCGATGAAGCTGGGAGCCGTCCTCACTCCGGCGACGCCGCAGCTCGGTCCGGTGGACCTGCGGGACCGGATCGAGCGGGCCCGGGTGGGACACGTCGTCGTCCGGGCGGCGGACCGGGCGAAGTTCGACGAGGTGCCGGGCTCCTACACGCGCGTCCTGGTCGGCGGCACCCGCGCGGACGCGGCCGCGGGCTGGCTGCCGTACGAGCGCTTCGAGGCGTACGAGGGCGGGTTCGAGCCCGACGGTCCGACCCGCGCGGACGACCTGCTGATGCTCTACTTCACCTCCGGGACGACCTCGGCGCCGAAACTGGTGGAGCACTCCCATGTCTCGTATCCCGTCGGGCACTTGTCGACGATGTACTGGATCGGGCTGCGCCCCGGCGACGTGCATCTGAACATCTCCTCGCCGGGCTGGGCCAAGCACGCCTGGTCCAGTCTCTTCGCGCCGTGGAACGCCGAGGCGACCGTGTTCGTGTTCGACTACGAGCGGTTCGACGCGGCCCGGCTGATGTTCGAGATGGACCGGGTGGGGGTCACCTCCTTCTGCGCCCCGCCCACCGTGTGGCGGATGCTCATCCAGTCCGACCTCGGCCGGCTGCGGACGCCGCCGCGGGAGGCGGTGGGGGCCGGGGAGCCGCTCAATCCCGAGGTGATCGAGCGGGTCCGGGACGCCTGGGGGGTGACCGTCCGGGACGGCTTCGGGCAGACCGAGATGAGCCTGGCCATCGGCAACTTCCCCGGCATGGAGCCCGTTCCCGGTTCCATGGGGCATCCCGCGCCCGGCTTCACGGTGACGCTGATCGATCCGTCGGGCGCGCCGGCCGACGAGGGCGAGATCTGTCTCGAACTGTCGCGTCCGGACCGCCCGGTGGGCCTGACGAGCGGCTACCACGGCGACTGGGAGCGCACGGGCGAGGCCATGGCGGGCGGCCTCTACCGCACGGGCGACATCGGCCGCCGTGACGCGGACGGCCGGATCACCTATGTCGGCCGGTCGGACGACGTCTTCAAGGCGTCCGACTACAAGATCAGCCCGTTCGAGCTGGAGAGCGTGCTCCTGGAGCACGAGGCGGTCGCGGAGGCGGCCGTCGTCCCGGCGCCCGACCCGCTGAGGCTCGCCGTCCCCAAGGCGTACGTGGTCCTGGCCGACGGCTTCGAGCCGGGTCCGGAGACGGCCGGGAGGCTCTTCGCGTACGCGCGAAAGACGCTGGCCCCGTACAAGCGGATCCGGCGCATCGAGTTCGCCCCGCTGCCGAAGACGGTGTCCGGCAAGATCCGCCGCGTCGAGCTGCGGTCGGCGAGCACCGCCGGTTCCCCGGCGGAGTACCGCGACAGCGACTTCCGCTGA
- a CDS encoding acetolactate synthase, small subunit (KEGG: sgr:SGR_1999 acetolactate synthase 3 regulatory subunit; TIGRFAM: acetolactate synthase, small subunit; PFAM: Acetolactate synthase, small subunit-like; amino acid-binding ACT domain protein;~N-terminal ACT domain of the Escherichia coli IlvH-like regulatory subunit of acetohydroxyacid synthase (AHAS); cd04878;~Small subunit of acetolactate synthase; pfam10369;~acetolactate synthase 3 regulatory subunit; Reviewed; PRK11895;~acetolactate synthase, small subunit [Streptomyces sp. SirexAA- E];~dimer interface [polypeptide binding];~identified by MetaGeneAnnotator; putative;~putative valine binding site [chemical binding]), translating into MSVHTLAVLVENKPGVLARTTSLLARRGFALDSVSEGTTRDPAVSRVTITVDAEVRPPAQVRRQIGELVDVLKVVEVGPGAAIRRGPVLVKVRACHDTRSHVIEIVRRFRARIVDVSPETVTIEATGTRDTRDALLTMLGPFGITALVRSRTAATGRGSATPRALPNSSPSSSPSPVRLPIQGEPPWPSRSTTTTPTRPSRGAARPR; encoded by the coding sequence ATGTCCGTCCACACGCTCGCGGTCCTGGTCGAGAACAAGCCGGGCGTCCTCGCCCGCACCACGTCCCTCCTCGCGCGCCGGGGCTTCGCCCTCGACTCCGTCTCCGAGGGAACGACGCGGGATCCCGCCGTCTCCCGCGTCACGATCACGGTGGACGCGGAGGTCCGCCCGCCGGCTCAGGTCAGGCGGCAGATCGGCGAGCTCGTCGACGTTCTGAAGGTCGTCGAGGTCGGGCCGGGTGCCGCGATCCGCCGCGGACCGGTCCTGGTGAAGGTCCGCGCCTGCCACGACACCCGCTCCCACGTCATCGAGATCGTCCGGCGCTTCCGCGCCCGGATCGTGGACGTCTCGCCCGAGACGGTCACCATCGAGGCCACCGGGACCCGCGACACACGCGACGCGCTGCTCACGATGCTCGGTCCGTTCGGCATCACCGCACTCGTCCGGTCGCGCACCGCCGCCACCGGCCGCGGCTCCGCGACACCGCGCGCCCTCCCGAACTCCTCCCCCTCCTCGTCCCCTTCGCCCGTTCGCTTACCGATCCAAGGAGAACCCCCGTGGCCGAGCCGTTCCACGACGACAACGCCGACCCGTCCGTCACGCGGGGCCGCACGGCCGCGGTGA
- a CDS encoding branched-chain alpha-keto acid dehydrogenase subunit E2 (2-oxoacid dehydrogenases acyltransferase (catalytic domain); cl02008;~E3 interaction surface;~Lipoyl domain of the dihydrolipoyl acyltransferase component (E2) of 2-oxo acid dehydrogenases. 2-oxo acid dehydrogenase multienzyme complexes, like pyruvate dehydrogenase (PDH), 2-oxoglutarate dehydrogenase (OGDH) and branched-chain 2-oxo acid...; cd06849;~branched-chain alpha-keto acid dehydrogenase subunit E2 [Streptomyces ghanaensis ATCC14672];~dihydrolipoamide acetyltransferase; Reviewed;~e3 binding domain; pfam02817;~identified by MetaGeneAnnotator; putative;~lipoyl attachment site [posttranslational modification]): MTIREFKMPDVGEGLTEAEILSWYVKPGDTVTDGQVVCEVETAKAAVELPIPFDGTVHELRFPEGTTVDVGEVIISVNVGGDAPAGPAAPAAETPAAPAPSEPPVREPVLVGYGVTEGPTRRRPRRQEAAVTGVGEGEPEVGTTWSARPLAKPPVRKLAKDLDVDLASVTPTGPEGVITRDDVHRAVAPAAPATVVPVPVPVSVGARETRVPIKGVRKATAAAMVGSAFTAPHVTEFVTFDITRTMKLVEELKSGTDMAGLRVNPLLLIAKAVLVAVKRNPDINAAWDEAAQEIVRKHYVNLGIAAATPRGLIVPNIKDAHTQALPELSRSLSELVATAREGKTTPAAMQGGTFTITNVGVFGVDTGTPILNPGESAILAVGAIKLQPWVHKGKVKPRQVTTLALSFDHRLVDGELGSRFLADIAAILEQPKRLVTWG; this comes from the coding sequence GTGACGATCCGTGAATTCAAGATGCCCGATGTGGGCGAGGGCCTGACCGAGGCCGAGATCCTCAGTTGGTACGTCAAGCCGGGTGACACGGTCACCGATGGCCAGGTCGTGTGTGAGGTGGAGACGGCGAAGGCGGCTGTCGAGCTGCCGATCCCGTTCGACGGGACGGTGCACGAGCTGCGTTTTCCCGAGGGGACGACGGTCGACGTCGGTGAGGTCATCATCTCGGTGAACGTGGGTGGTGACGCCCCGGCCGGGCCCGCCGCGCCGGCCGCCGAGACTCCGGCCGCACCCGCGCCGTCCGAGCCCCCCGTACGGGAGCCGGTCCTGGTGGGGTACGGCGTCACCGAGGGGCCGACACGCCGCCGCCCGCGCCGGCAAGAGGCCGCCGTCACCGGCGTGGGGGAGGGGGAGCCGGAGGTCGGGACGACCTGGTCGGCTCGTCCGCTGGCCAAGCCTCCGGTCCGTAAGCTCGCGAAGGACCTGGATGTCGATCTGGCGTCGGTCACTCCGACCGGCCCGGAGGGTGTCATCACCCGTGACGATGTGCACCGCGCGGTGGCCCCCGCCGCTCCCGCCACCGTGGTTCCGGTTCCGGTTCCGGTCTCGGTGGGCGCGCGGGAGACGCGTGTTCCGATCAAGGGGGTGCGGAAGGCGACGGCGGCGGCGATGGTCGGTTCGGCTTTCACGGCGCCGCATGTCACCGAGTTCGTGACGTTCGACATCACGCGGACGATGAAGCTGGTCGAGGAGCTCAAGTCCGGCACGGACATGGCGGGTCTGCGGGTCAATCCGCTGTTGTTGATCGCGAAGGCGGTCCTGGTCGCGGTGAAGCGCAACCCGGACATCAACGCGGCCTGGGACGAGGCGGCTCAGGAGATCGTGCGCAAGCACTATGTGAACCTGGGCATCGCCGCGGCGACCCCGCGGGGTCTGATCGTCCCGAACATCAAGGACGCGCACACGCAGGCTCTGCCGGAGCTGTCGCGCTCGCTGAGCGAGCTGGTCGCGACGGCCCGTGAGGGCAAGACCACCCCGGCGGCGATGCAGGGCGGCACCTTCACCATCACCAACGTCGGCGTCTTCGGCGTCGACACCGGTACGCCCATTCTGAACCCGGGCGAGTCCGCGATCCTCGCGGTCGGTGCGATCAAGCTCCAGCCCTGGGTCCACAAGGGCAAGGTGAAGCCGCGCCAGGTCACCACCCTCGCGCTGTCCTTCGACCACCGCCTCGTCGACGGCGAACTCGGCTCCCGGTTCCTCGCCGACATCGCCGCGATCCTGGAACAGCCCAAGCGACTCGTCACCTGGGGCTGA
- a CDS encoding acyltransferase 3 (identified by MetaGeneAnnotator; putative;~sequence version:1): protein MSIDSPARPETAASAGTANDPARRTAAGAATTDGGRPEERTVRRKGQLPTLTGLRFPVALLVFLFHAVLPFTSIRIFADSGVERGIYGSLSMVAGLVMPFWFMLSGFILVWSARQGDTAKAFWRRRYAKIVPPYLVAWLVALVLVDGVDGEPTTPLQGFLSFFMLQSWVPDIPTNFAVNNVSWSLSAEAFFYLSFPALFLVLKRIPAHRLKYWIGGIIAAIAVTPLITYAIIPVGTEVVPNEPGQSANYFWFAYVLPAGRLLDFALGMFVGRAVLLGRWRNIGMVWSGLLLAVAYVVGLYVPWLWGLRLICVVPAAMMIAAGAIADNEDRFTIFRNRAMTWLGEISFAFYLVHFTVLEYTRRLLGDPLFDTPAAVGIVVGEAVVAVLLAWALYSWVEVPLTRRLGRSRKDREAAEAAKAAKAAAAVAAAKVAASRAAAETAGASAETTRALAGADEGKGL from the coding sequence GTGAGTATCGACAGCCCTGCCAGACCGGAGACCGCCGCGTCAGCCGGTACGGCGAACGACCCCGCAAGACGCACCGCGGCCGGTGCCGCCACGACCGACGGCGGACGGCCCGAGGAGCGGACCGTACGCCGCAAGGGTCAGCTCCCCACGCTGACAGGCCTGCGGTTCCCGGTCGCCCTGCTGGTGTTCCTCTTCCACGCCGTCCTGCCCTTCACCAGCATCCGGATCTTCGCCGACTCCGGCGTGGAGCGCGGCATCTACGGCTCGCTCAGCATGGTCGCGGGCCTCGTCATGCCGTTCTGGTTCATGCTGAGCGGCTTCATCCTGGTCTGGTCCGCCCGGCAGGGTGACACGGCCAAGGCGTTCTGGCGCCGCCGCTACGCCAAGATCGTCCCGCCGTACCTCGTGGCGTGGCTCGTCGCCCTGGTGCTCGTCGACGGGGTCGACGGTGAGCCCACCACCCCGCTCCAGGGCTTCCTCAGCTTCTTCATGCTGCAGTCCTGGGTGCCGGACATCCCCACCAACTTCGCCGTCAACAACGTCAGTTGGTCGCTCTCGGCCGAGGCTTTCTTCTACCTCTCCTTCCCGGCCCTGTTCCTGGTACTGAAGCGGATTCCCGCGCACCGGCTCAAGTACTGGATCGGCGGCATCATCGCCGCCATCGCCGTGACCCCGCTGATCACGTACGCGATCATTCCCGTCGGCACCGAGGTCGTCCCCAACGAGCCCGGCCAGTCCGCCAACTACTTCTGGTTCGCGTACGTCCTGCCCGCCGGCCGGCTCCTCGACTTCGCGCTCGGGATGTTCGTCGGCCGCGCCGTCCTCCTCGGCCGCTGGCGCAACATCGGCATGGTCTGGTCGGGCCTGCTGCTCGCCGTCGCCTACGTCGTCGGTCTGTACGTGCCGTGGCTGTGGGGCCTCCGCCTGATCTGTGTCGTCCCGGCCGCCATGATGATCGCCGCCGGCGCCATCGCCGACAACGAGGACCGGTTCACGATCTTCCGCAACCGGGCGATGACCTGGCTCGGGGAGATCTCCTTCGCCTTCTACCTGGTCCACTTCACGGTCCTGGAGTACACCCGCCGCCTGCTCGGCGATCCGCTCTTCGACACCCCGGCGGCGGTGGGGATCGTCGTCGGCGAGGCCGTCGTCGCCGTCCTCCTCGCCTGGGCGCTGTACTCCTGGGTGGAGGTCCCGCTCACCCGCCGCCTGGGGCGTTCCCGCAAGGACCGGGAAGCCGCCGAGGCGGCGAAGGCGGCGAAGGCCGCGGCGGCGGTGGCGGCCGCGAAGGTCGCCGCGTCGCGGGCGGCCGCGGAGACCGCGGGGGCGTCCGCCGAGACCACGCGGGCGCTCGCGGGGGCCGACGAGGGGAAGGGGCTGTGA